One Xiphophorus maculatus strain JP 163 A chromosome 10, X_maculatus-5.0-male, whole genome shotgun sequence genomic region harbors:
- the LOC102216748 gene encoding ras-related C3 botulinum toxin substrate 1-like: MNNIKCVVVGDGSVGKTCMLMSYTSNAFPGEYIPTVFDSYSANVMVDENPVALCLWDTAGQEDYDRLRPLSYPQTDVFLLCFSLVGPPSFENVRARWIKELHHHCPTTPIVLVGTKVDLRNDSEALEEEKLTPITTVQGFAMAKEIGAAKYLECSALTQRGLKTVFDEAIRTVLLAPKVQKKRRCQIL, from the exons GTCTGTGGGTAAAACATGTATGCTCATGAGCTATACATCCAATGCCTTCCCTGGAGAATACATCCCCACAGT GTTCGATAGTTATTCTGCCAATGTAATGGTGGACGAGAATCCAGTGGCCCTGTGTCTGTGGGACACGGCAGGACAGGAGGACTATGACAGACTCAGACCTCTGTCCTACCCTCAGACG GACgtgtttctgctttgcttttctcTCGTCGGTCCACCTTCCTTCGAGAATGTCCGTGCCAGG TGGATCAAAGAGCTGCATCACCACTGCCCTACGACCCCGATAGTCCTGGTGGGCACCAAGGTGGACCTGAGGAATGACAGTGAAGctctggaggaggagaaactgACTCCAATCACCACTGTGCAGGGCTTTGCCATGGCTAAAGAAATCG GTGCAGCGAAGTACCTGGAGTGCTCCGCCCTGACGCAGCGCGGCCTCAAGACCGTGTTTGATGAAGCCATCAGGACGGTCCTGCTGGCCCCCAAAGTCCAGAAAAAACGCAGGTGCCAGATACTCTGA